Proteins co-encoded in one Malus domestica chromosome 09, GDT2T_hap1 genomic window:
- the LOC103443672 gene encoding sm-like protein LSM1B isoform X1 — MSWAGPEDVYLSTSLASYLDSRVLQKNCFLVLKYCCLSIPLNPGFNVDFELSTSEKMLEFRTGGSTNHFFTVEVWWSNAIIHAAEKLLVLLRDGRKLLGILRSFDQFANAVLEGACERVIVGDLYCDIPLGLYVIRGENVVLIGELDSEREELPPHMTRVSAAEIKRAQKAEREASDLKGTMRKRMEFLDMD; from the exons ATGTCTTGGGCAGGCCCAGAAGATGTCTACCTTTCCACTTCTCTTGCTAGCTACCTTGACA GTAGGGTCCTGCAGAAAAATTGTTTTCTTGTATTGAAGTATTGCTGTTTGAGTATTCCTTTAAATCCCGGTTTCAATGTCGATTTTGAGTTGAGTACTAGTGAAAAGATGCTGGAGTTTAGGACTGGTGGGTCAACCAATCATTTTTTCACTGTTGAGGTGTGGTGGTCTAATGCTATTATTCATGCTGCAGAGAAGCTTCTTGTGCTGCTCCGTGATGGTCGAAAACTTTTGGGGATACTTCGGTCTTTTGATCAATTCG CCAATGCCGTTCTCGAGGGTGCATGTGAGAGAGTCATTGTTGGGGATCTTTACTGTGACATCCCCTTGGGTCTTTACGTCATCCGTGGGGAGAATGTTGTTCTAATTGGCGAGCTG GATTCAGAAAGGGAGGAACTTCCACCACACATGACTCGCGTTTCAGCTGCAGAAATTAAAAGG GCACAGAAAGCAGAAAGAGAAGCTTCTGATCTTAAAGGTACAATGAGAAAAAGAATGGAGTTCCTGGATATGGATTAA
- the LOC103443671 gene encoding uncharacterized protein, whose amino-acid sequence MMRCSPAPALLAFLLCVLSAEASVHKYAAERFATKGSAFVIHGGSEGIYSSSPAQSASDSVNGDSFIRFEKVTFRRSRESANLSSWPVHAIVFEVEDRETIGGSAYGGQRAVCCSGDLAKLGVCAQGEIIHRQSTENPGWPQVFGVSFEEHEEVATLPSKSIPITKTGMYNLYFIHCDLSIKDVVVEGKTIWKNPTGYLPGRMAPFMNFYGFMSFAFVILGIGWFSQYARFWREVFPLQNCITLVITLGMLEMALWYFEYAEFNETGVRPTGITVWAVTFGTVKRTVARVILLMVSMGYGVVRPSLGGLTSKVILLGLTFFLASEVLEMVENVGAVSDLSGKARLFLVLPVAVLDAFFILWIFTSLSATLKKLQARRMMVKLDIYRKFTNALAVTVIVSVGWICYELYFKSNDVYNEQWQNAWIVPAFWQVLSFSLLCVICILWTPSQTSTRYAYSGDSEEFDKDDTTLTLIKPALTPAKDAGSALETRPVKGSNGASNGNDEEDKIE is encoded by the exons ATGATGCGGTGCTCTCCAGCTCCTGCTCTCCTTGCGTTTCTGCTCTGCGTTTTGAGCGCGGAGGCATCGGTCCACAAGTACGCCGCTGAGAGATTCGCCACCAAAGGCAGCGCCTTCGTCATCCACGGCGGCAGCGAGGGAATTTACTCTTCTTCCCCTGCTCAGTCCGCCTCCGACTCTGTCAACGGCGACTCTTTCATACG CTTCGAAAAGGTTACGTTTCGGAGGAGCAGAGAATCTGCAAACCTGAGCTCATGGCCAGTCCATGCCATTGTTTTTGAGGTGGAAGATAGAGAGACCATTGGGGGTTCAGCTTATGGCGGTCAAAGAGCAGTATGTTGCTCAGGGGATCTGGCAAAATTGGGGGTGTGTGCACAAGGAGAGATCATTCACCGCCAGTCGACTGAGAATCCAGGTTGGCCCCAGGTTTTTGGTGTCTCATTTGAAGAACATGAGGAAGTTGCTACATTGCCGTCCAAATCCATACCGATTACGAAAACCGGGATGTACAATTTGTATTTTATTCATTGTGATCTGAGTATTAAGGATGTGGTTGTGGAGGGGAAAACTATATGGAAAAATCCTACTGGGTATTTACCTGGTAGAATGGCTCCTTTTATGAATTTCTATGGGTTCATGTCATTTGCCTTTGTCATACTCGGGATCGGTTGGTTCTCACAGTATGCAAGATTCTGGAGAGAAGTTTTCCCGTTGCAGAACTGCATCACTCTGGTAATAACACTCGGTATGTTAGAGATGGCTTTGTGGTATTTTGAGTATGCTGAATTCAACGAGACAGGCGTCAGGCCAACTGGGATAACTGTATGGGCTGTTACCTTTGGGACAGTCAAGCGCACGGTAGCACGTGTGATACTTTTAATGGTCTCTATGGGCTATGGTGTTGTGAGGCCTTCCCTTGGTGGGCTTACATCAAAGGTGATTTTGCTGGGACTGACCTTCTTCCTAGCATCTGAGGTTCTTGAGATGGTAGAAAATGTTGGTGCAGTAAGTGATCTTTCTGGGAAGGCAAGATTGTTCTTGGTTCTTCCTGTGGCAGTATTGGATGCGTTCTTCATTCTTTGGATATTTACTTCCCTCTCTGCAACTTTGAAAAAGCTTCAG GCTAGGCGAATGATGGTTAAACTAGACATTTACAGGAAGTTTACCAATGCGTTGGCAGTAACTGTCATTGTGTCTGTGGGTTGGATATGCTATGAG CTGTAtttcaaatcaaatgatgtttACAATGAGCAGTGGCAGAACGCATGGATCGTCCCTGCCTTCTGGCAAGTtttatctttctctctcctatGCGTCATCTGCATTCTTTGGACACCATCGCAGACCTCAACAAG ATATGCATACTCTGGAGATAGCGAAGAGTTTGACAAGGACGACACGACTTTGACACTCATAAAACCGGCCCTAACGCCTGCTAAGGATGCTGGTAGTGCGCTGGAGACTAGACCGGTGAAAGGCAGCAATGGGGCCTCAAATGGCAACGATGAAGAAGACAAGATAGAGTAA
- the LOC103443672 gene encoding sm-like protein LSM1B isoform X2, protein MSWAGPEDVYLSTSLASYLDKKLLVLLRDGRKLLGILRSFDQFANAVLEGACERVIVGDLYCDIPLGLYVIRGENVVLIGELDSEREELPPHMTRVSAAEIKRAQKAEREASDLKGTMRKRMEFLDMD, encoded by the exons ATGTCTTGGGCAGGCCCAGAAGATGTCTACCTTTCCACTTCTCTTGCTAGCTACCTTGACA AGAAGCTTCTTGTGCTGCTCCGTGATGGTCGAAAACTTTTGGGGATACTTCGGTCTTTTGATCAATTCG CCAATGCCGTTCTCGAGGGTGCATGTGAGAGAGTCATTGTTGGGGATCTTTACTGTGACATCCCCTTGGGTCTTTACGTCATCCGTGGGGAGAATGTTGTTCTAATTGGCGAGCTG GATTCAGAAAGGGAGGAACTTCCACCACACATGACTCGCGTTTCAGCTGCAGAAATTAAAAGG GCACAGAAAGCAGAAAGAGAAGCTTCTGATCTTAAAGGTACAATGAGAAAAAGAATGGAGTTCCTGGATATGGATTAA
- the LOC103443670 gene encoding exocyst complex component EXO70A1-like, with protein MESPPPPPSLQELDAAENIILLWDSTASEEARERMIFDGHRDEIDRYLQAVDEIQRSLSSATLASEGEQSKLNSAIQIAMARLEDEFRNILLSHTTPIEPDSFSSADPSSSTHSYVADSSSEFEDYSAEDNGGLTTPKASSVSAGDVDELLQRGDSSNTCSYRSASSIRELDLIPSDAVFDLRNIAERMIAAGYLRECIQVYGGVRKGAVDSSFRKLGIEKLSIGDVQRLQWEQLETKIRRWIRAAKVCVRTVFASEKKLCEQIFNGIGTAIDDACFMETVKGPAIQLFNFAEAISISRRSPEKLFKILDLHDALMDLMPDIESVFESKSSESIRIQAVEILSRLAEAARGILSEFENAVLREPSRVPVPGGTIHPLTRYVMNYISLISDYKQTLHELIVSKPSTGSRYSGDPTTPDMEFAELEEKTPLALHLIWIIVILQFNLDGKSKHYKDASIAHLFMMNNVHYIVQKVKGSPELREMIGDDYLRKLTGKFRQAATSYQRATWVGVLYCLRDEGLHVSGSFSSGVSKSALRERFKSFNAMFEEVHRTQATWLIPDTQLREELRISISEKLIPAYRSFLGRFRSHIESGKHPENYIKYSTEDLEMAVLDFFEGYSVSQHLRRRSQ; from the coding sequence ATGGAATCTCCACCGCCGCCGCCTTCGCTTCAAGAGCTAGACGCGGCGGAGAATATTATTCTCCTCTGGGACTCCACGGCTTCCGAGGAGGCCCGAGAGCGAATGATATTCGACGGCCACCGCGACGAAATCGATCGCTACTTACAGGCCGTCGATGAAATCCAACGCTCTCTGTCCTCAGCCACGCTTGCTTCAGAGGGCGAACAGTCCAAGCTCAACTCTGCCATCCAGATCGCCATGGCTCGGTTGGAGGACGAGTTCCGCAACATCCTCCTCAGCCACACCACTCCCATCGAGCCTGACTCGTTTTCCTCCGCTGATCCGAGCTCGTCAACTCACTCCTACGTCGCTGATTCGAGCTCCGAGTTCGAGGATTACTCTGCTGAAGACAACGGCGGTTTGACCACACCTAAGGCCTCCTCCGTCTCTGCCGGTGACGTCGATGAGCTTCTCCAGCGAGGCGATTCGTCGAACACTTGCAGCTACCGGTCCGCCAGCAGCATCCGCGAGCTCGATCTCATTCCCTCCGATGCGGTATTCGATCTCCGCAACATCGCTGAGCGGATGATTGCTGCCGGCTACCTCCGCGAGTGTATTCAGGTCTACGGCGGCGTCAGGAAGGGGGCGGTGGACTCGAGTTTCCGGAAGCTAGGGATTGAGAAGCTGAGCATCGGAGACGTTCAGAGGCTGCAGTGGGAGCAGCTGGAAACCAAGATCCGACGGTGGATACGCGCCGCCAAGGTCTGCGTGAGGACTGTCTTCGCCTCCGAGAAGAAGCTCTGCGAGCAAATCTTCAATGGCATCGGCACCGCCATTGACGACGCTTGCTTTATGGAGACAGTCAAGGGCCCCGCGATTCAGCTCTTCAACTTCGCCGAGGCCATCAGCATCAGCCGGAGGTCGCCCGAGAAGCTCTTCAAGATTCTCGACTTGCATGATGCTCTGATGGACTTGATGCCAGATATCGAATCGGTTTTCGAATCGAAATCGTCGGAGTCGATTCGGATTCAGGCGGTGGAGATCTTGTCGAGGCTGGCGGAGGCAGCGAGGGGAATTCTATCTGAGTTTGAGAACGCCGTGCTTCGCGAACCGTCTAGGGTTCCCGTCCCGGGCGGAACGATTCATCCATTGACTCGGTATGTGATGAATTACATCAGTTTGATATCGGATTATAAGCAGACTTTGCATGAGCTTATTGTGTCGAAGCCCTCCACGGGGTCGCGGTACTCCGGCGACCCCACGACTCCTGATATGGAGTTCGCCGAGTTGGAGGAGAAGACCCCTCTGGCTCTGCATTTGATTTGGATTATTGTGATTTTGCAATTTAATTTGGATGGCAAGTCTAAGCACTATAAGGATGCTTCAATAGCTCACTTGTTTATGATGAACAATGTTCATTACATTGTCCAAAAGGTGAAAGGGTCCCCGGAATTGAGGGAAATGATCGGAGACGACTACTTGAGGAAGTTAACCGGGAAGTTCCGCCAGGCAGCTACTAGTTACCAGAGAGCTACTTGGGTAGGGGTGTTGTATTGTTTGAGAGACGAAGGGTTACATGTTAGCGGGAGTTTTTCTTCCGGGGTGTCGAAGAGTGCATTGAGAGAGAGGTTCAAGTCATTCAATGCTATGTTTGAGGAGGTTCATAGGACCCAAGCTACTTGGTTGATACCGGATACTCAGCTTAGGGAGGAGCTAAGGATATCTATTTCAGAGAAGTTGATCCCAGCATACAGGTCTTTCCTTGGGCGGTTCAGGAGCCATATAGAAAGTGGGAAGCATCCAGAAAATTACATTAAGTATTCGACCGAGGATTTGGAGATGGCTGTATTGGATTTCTTTGAGGGGTACTCGGTATCCCAGCACTTGAGGAGGAGATCTCAGTGA